A region from the Mycobacterium heidelbergense genome encodes:
- a CDS encoding sodium:proton exchanger, translated as MLATDGPVATTSTRARARRLTLIRSALITATFIAPAMGVRIAGPRLDPVAALLVFGAAVVAASFLLAWAAEAAQIDVSGGLAIAVLALVAVLPEYAVDLYYAYVSGHNADYTQYAAANMTGSNRLLMGLGWPVVVLVSIVVARKAGAGKPAGLALEPANRVELGFLLIAGVVAFVIPASGEIHLALGLALLAWFGFYLYKVGHGEVEEPELIGTAAALGELPDRGRRVAVVGLFVASGAVILLCAKPFADNLVAAGTELGVDRFLLVQWLAPLASEAPEFIIAVIFATRGKGTAAIATLISSKVNQWTLLIGSLPVAHLLGGGGSSLALDSRQIEEVLLTATQTLMGVALILGLRFRRAAAWALLGLFVVQFPMVSTHGRLALCGIYTAVAAAGLISNRRYLIATVRAPFVGTAIRHGGHPHAEDGA; from the coding sequence ATGCTGGCCACAGACGGGCCCGTTGCCACAACGTCGACGAGAGCACGGGCGCGGCGGCTCACGCTGATCCGTTCGGCGCTGATCACCGCGACGTTCATCGCCCCGGCGATGGGGGTCCGGATCGCCGGGCCGCGTCTGGACCCCGTCGCCGCCCTGCTGGTCTTCGGGGCCGCGGTGGTGGCGGCCAGTTTCCTGCTGGCGTGGGCCGCCGAGGCCGCCCAGATCGACGTCTCCGGCGGGCTGGCGATCGCGGTACTCGCATTGGTCGCGGTCCTGCCCGAGTACGCCGTCGACCTCTACTACGCGTACGTGTCCGGCCACAACGCGGATTACACGCAGTACGCGGCCGCCAACATGACCGGGTCCAACCGGTTGCTGATGGGCCTGGGCTGGCCGGTCGTGGTGTTGGTCAGCATCGTCGTGGCGCGGAAGGCCGGCGCCGGCAAACCCGCCGGCTTGGCGCTGGAGCCCGCCAATCGGGTCGAACTCGGGTTCCTGCTGATTGCCGGTGTGGTCGCGTTCGTCATTCCGGCGAGCGGCGAAATCCACCTTGCGCTGGGGCTGGCGCTGCTGGCCTGGTTCGGCTTCTACCTCTACAAGGTCGGTCACGGCGAGGTGGAGGAGCCCGAGCTCATCGGCACCGCCGCCGCGCTCGGGGAGCTGCCCGACCGCGGCCGGCGCGTCGCCGTTGTCGGTCTCTTCGTCGCTTCGGGCGCCGTGATACTGCTGTGCGCCAAGCCCTTTGCCGACAACCTGGTCGCCGCGGGTACGGAGCTGGGCGTCGACCGGTTCCTGCTGGTTCAGTGGCTTGCCCCGCTGGCCTCCGAGGCCCCCGAGTTCATCATCGCCGTCATCTTCGCCACCCGCGGCAAGGGCACCGCGGCCATCGCCACGCTGATCTCCTCCAAGGTCAACCAGTGGACGCTGCTGATCGGGTCGCTGCCGGTCGCCCACCTGCTCGGCGGCGGCGGATCCTCCCTGGCGCTCGACTCCCGCCAGATCGAGGAAGTGCTGCTCACGGCCACCCAGACCCTGATGGGCGTCGCGCTGATCCTGGGGCTGCGGTTCCGGCGGGCCGCCGCGTGGGCGCTGCTCGGCTTGTTCGTCGTCCAATTCCCGATGGTCTCGACGCACGGACGGCTGGCGCTCTGCGGGATCTACACGGCGGTGGCCGCCGCGGGGCTGATCAGCAACCGCCGCTACCTGATTGCCACCGTGCGGGCACCGTTCGTCGGGACGGCGATCCGTCACGGCGGTCACCCCCATGCCGAGGACGGCGCCTGA
- a CDS encoding SDR family oxidoreductase, translated as MTREVLTVIGVGGMGQAIARRLGSGKTVLLADHDDETLASVTESLAADGHYVESRSVDVASPGSVRKLAEHAASLGAVTRVAHTAGLSPSQASAEAILAVDLVGTALVLDEFGEVVAPGGAGVVIASMAGHIFPTLTAEQEHALAHTPAHELLELGFVSPKKVTEPSIAYGIAKQANHIRVRAASAHWGRRGARVNSISPGIISTPMGRQEFASPVGEGMRAMVAMSATGRVGTPDDIALATAFLLGPDASFITGTDLLVDGGVIAAIKAGSSGG; from the coding sequence ATGACCCGGGAAGTGTTGACCGTCATCGGCGTGGGCGGCATGGGACAGGCGATCGCCCGGCGGCTGGGCTCCGGCAAGACAGTGCTGCTGGCCGACCACGACGACGAGACGCTGGCGTCGGTCACCGAATCGCTGGCCGCGGACGGCCATTACGTCGAAAGCCGTAGCGTCGACGTCGCGTCGCCCGGATCCGTGCGCAAGCTCGCCGAGCACGCGGCTTCGCTCGGCGCCGTCACACGGGTGGCACACACCGCGGGGCTGTCCCCATCGCAGGCGTCGGCCGAGGCGATCCTGGCCGTGGACCTCGTGGGCACCGCACTGGTGCTGGACGAATTCGGCGAAGTTGTCGCGCCGGGCGGCGCGGGCGTCGTCATCGCCAGCATGGCCGGGCACATCTTCCCGACGCTGACCGCCGAGCAGGAACACGCGTTGGCTCATACCCCGGCGCACGAACTGCTAGAGCTCGGGTTCGTCAGCCCGAAGAAGGTCACCGAGCCAAGCATCGCTTACGGAATCGCCAAGCAGGCCAATCACATTCGGGTCCGCGCCGCCAGCGCGCACTGGGGCCGCAGGGGCGCACGCGTCAATTCGATCAGCCCCGGCATCATCTCAACGCCCATGGGTCGGCAGGAGTTCGCCTCTCCGGTTGGCGAGGGCATGCGAGCGATGGTCGCCATGTCCGCGACCGGCCGCGTCGGAACTCCCGACGATATCGCCTTGGCCACCGCGTTCCTGCTTGGCCCCGACGCGTCCTTCATCACCGGTACCGACCTGCTCGTCGACGGCGGCGTGATCGCGGCCATCAAAGCCGGAAGCTCCGGCGGGTAA
- a CDS encoding DUF2252 domain-containing protein: MPQRVLRDRLIELEVPGEDEARGRALRKTVPRRSLARLTPSGRTATEILVAQNAGRLPELVPLRFARMLADPFSFYRGSAAVMAADLAASPTSGIEVMCCGDAHVSNFGLYAAPHRSIVFDLNDFDEAAVAPAEWDVKRLITSAIIGGRHGGHSAKAVRRCVEEALAGYQTSLEAMLEEMDVLTRYYLRVEPERYAGNVSKGLQAVIRKTTSRARTRTSARVFKQITEIGPDGTPRLRESPPVLQHVDEATEAPLVESVQEYLAAVPADVALLLSHFRITDVALRVVGVGSVGTRCYLVILVGPDGTPLILQIKEATRSVLDEYGGWPQPDTLTAAIQANGQGVRVTDGQRILQAMSDVFLGTTRKDGRDYYVRQFHDMKGTVDTEGMSASTFREYVVACAVLLARAHSQSANASMLRGYVGTNDTVHDAVAEWSYAYADKSLDDFHQLRAAAAAGDIEVADDPAR; encoded by the coding sequence ATGCCGCAACGCGTGTTGCGTGACCGCCTCATCGAACTCGAAGTTCCGGGCGAGGACGAGGCGCGCGGGCGGGCGCTGCGAAAGACCGTCCCCAGGCGCTCCCTCGCCCGATTGACCCCGTCGGGGCGAACGGCGACGGAAATTCTCGTCGCTCAAAATGCCGGCCGGCTACCCGAACTCGTCCCGTTGCGGTTCGCCCGGATGCTCGCCGACCCCTTCTCGTTCTACCGAGGCTCGGCGGCGGTCATGGCCGCCGACCTGGCCGCCAGCCCGACGAGCGGGATCGAGGTCATGTGCTGCGGCGACGCGCACGTGTCGAACTTCGGCCTGTACGCCGCCCCACACCGGTCAATCGTCTTTGACCTGAACGATTTTGACGAAGCCGCCGTGGCGCCCGCGGAGTGGGACGTCAAGCGCCTGATCACCAGCGCGATCATCGGGGGCCGCCATGGCGGCCATTCCGCCAAGGCCGTCCGCCGTTGCGTCGAAGAGGCCCTGGCGGGCTACCAGACCAGCCTGGAGGCGATGCTCGAGGAGATGGACGTTCTGACCCGCTACTACCTGCGGGTGGAACCGGAGCGCTACGCGGGCAACGTGTCCAAGGGCCTGCAGGCGGTGATCCGGAAGACGACCTCCCGGGCGCGCACCCGCACGTCGGCGCGAGTCTTCAAGCAGATCACGGAGATTGGGCCCGACGGAACCCCGCGCCTGCGGGAATCGCCCCCGGTGCTGCAGCACGTTGACGAGGCCACCGAAGCGCCGTTGGTGGAGTCGGTTCAGGAGTATCTGGCCGCGGTCCCGGCCGACGTCGCGCTGCTGCTGTCGCACTTTCGCATCACGGACGTCGCGCTGCGGGTGGTCGGCGTGGGCAGCGTCGGCACCCGGTGCTACCTGGTCATTCTGGTGGGCCCCGACGGCACGCCGCTGATCCTGCAGATCAAGGAGGCCACCCGGTCGGTGCTCGACGAATACGGCGGTTGGCCCCAACCGGACACGCTGACCGCGGCCATCCAGGCCAACGGCCAGGGCGTGCGCGTCACCGACGGCCAGCGCATCCTGCAGGCGATGTCGGACGTGTTCCTCGGGACGACACGCAAGGACGGGCGCGACTACTACGTCCGTCAGTTCCACGACATGAAGGGCACCGTCGACACCGAAGGCATGTCCGCCTCCACGTTCCGCGAATACGTCGTTGCCTGTGCGGTGCTGCTGGCGCGGGCGCACTCGCAGAGCGCGAACGCGTCGATGCTGCGGGGATACGTCGGCACCAACGACACCGTGCACGACGCGGTCGCCGAATGGTCGTACGCGTACGCCGACAAGTCGCTCGACGACTTTCATCAACTGCGGGCGGCGGCCGCGGCCGGCGACATCGAGGTGGCCGACGACCCCGCCCGATAG
- a CDS encoding flavin-containing monooxygenase has protein sequence MTSRRARRRYAVGRLRAATRRRRSPRVAIIGAGFGGLGAAVALRRAGIDDLVIIEGGDGVGGTWRRNTYPGAACDIQSHLYSFSFAPNKSWSRTYARQPEILAYLESVADDFDLRRHLMLNTRVRSVRWNADTWSWDCQLDGAGTPATLTADVIVCAAGLFGSPRLPDIEGLADFGGPLMHTAQWDHGIGLAGKKVAVIGTGASGVQVVPELARVAERVTVFQRTPPWMVPKDDRPYSATELVRFRRDPLAARRTRWQIWKFQHDNTATFADDPVVAARTHIATSFLERTVADEWLRRALTPDYPFRCKRVLLGDEYYRALQEANVELVTDPIARIAETSVITATGKAVHADAIVLATGFETSRYLSGIDVIGIGGQRLHERWGDDPSAYLGVAVGGFPNFFMLYGPNTNQGGNSIVYILEAGARLVASATSRVARRGGYVDVRPEAEKRYNDQLSADLERTVWTQCDSYFRSPTGRIVTQWPYTELDYARRTWRLRPREWLHRTGRYRAGSSATSMSPAAAAARS, from the coding sequence GTGACGAGCCGACGGGCCCGTCGGCGCTATGCGGTCGGTCGGCTGCGGGCGGCGACGCGACGCCGACGCTCCCCGAGGGTGGCGATCATCGGCGCGGGCTTCGGCGGTCTCGGCGCGGCGGTGGCGCTGCGCCGCGCCGGCATCGACGACCTGGTGATCATCGAGGGCGGTGACGGCGTCGGGGGCACCTGGCGGCGCAACACCTATCCCGGCGCCGCGTGCGATATCCAAAGCCATCTGTATTCATTTTCGTTCGCGCCCAACAAGTCCTGGAGCCGCACCTACGCTCGGCAGCCCGAGATCCTGGCCTACCTCGAATCGGTGGCCGACGATTTCGATCTGCGCCGCCACCTCATGCTCAACACCCGCGTGCGCTCGGTCCGCTGGAACGCGGACACCTGGAGCTGGGACTGCCAGCTGGACGGCGCCGGGACCCCAGCCACCCTGACCGCCGACGTCATCGTCTGCGCCGCCGGACTGTTCGGATCGCCGAGGCTGCCCGACATCGAGGGCCTCGCCGACTTCGGCGGCCCGCTCATGCACACCGCGCAGTGGGATCACGGCATCGGGCTGGCGGGCAAGAAGGTGGCGGTGATCGGCACCGGCGCCAGCGGGGTGCAGGTGGTTCCCGAATTGGCGAGGGTCGCCGAACGCGTGACCGTGTTCCAGCGAACCCCGCCGTGGATGGTGCCCAAGGACGACCGACCCTACAGCGCAACCGAATTGGTGCGGTTTCGGCGCGATCCCCTGGCGGCGCGCCGCACCCGTTGGCAGATCTGGAAATTCCAGCACGACAACACGGCGACCTTCGCCGACGACCCTGTGGTGGCCGCGCGCACGCACATCGCGACGTCGTTTCTGGAGCGCACCGTGGCCGACGAGTGGCTGCGCCGCGCGCTGACGCCGGACTACCCGTTCCGCTGCAAGCGCGTGCTGCTGGGCGACGAGTATTACCGGGCGCTGCAGGAAGCCAACGTCGAGCTGGTCACCGACCCCATCGCGCGGATTGCCGAGACGTCGGTGATCACCGCGACCGGCAAGGCGGTCCACGCCGACGCGATCGTGCTGGCCACCGGGTTCGAGACGTCGCGCTACCTGTCGGGCATCGACGTCATCGGCATCGGGGGGCAACGGCTGCACGAGCGCTGGGGAGACGACCCGAGCGCCTACCTGGGCGTGGCCGTCGGCGGCTTCCCGAACTTCTTCATGCTCTACGGCCCCAACACCAACCAGGGCGGCAACTCGATCGTCTACATCCTCGAGGCCGGCGCGCGGCTGGTGGCCAGCGCGACGAGTCGGGTGGCGCGCCGGGGCGGATACGTCGACGTGCGCCCGGAAGCCGAAAAGCGTTACAACGACCAGCTTTCCGCGGACCTCGAGCGCACCGTCTGGACCCAGTGCGACAGCTACTTCCGCTCGCCCACCGGCCGCATCGTGACCCAATGGCCCTACACCGAGCTGGACTACGCCCGCCGCACCTGGCGGCTGCGGCCCAGGGAGTGGCTGCACCGCACCGGCCGCTATCGGGCGGGGTCGTCGGCCACCTCGATGTCGCCGGCCGCGGCCGCCGCCCGCAGTTGA
- a CDS encoding flavin-containing monooxygenase codes for MTETVGATFDVEALRRKYAEERALRLRPDGIAQYVEIAGAFARFADDPWVDGAFAREPLTDQVDVAIIGAGFGGLLTGARLRQLGVDSVRLIDRAADVGGTWYWNRYPGIACDVESYVYMPLLEELGYVPTEKYAQGAEIFAHCRAIAEHYDLYRDACLQTDVHEIRWEAESSRWIIRTNRGDEMRARFVSMANGYQAKPKLPGIPGIGTFRGKTFHTSRWDYGYTGEKLENLAGQRVGIIGTGATAVQCVPHLAAAARHLYVFQRTPSSVDVRDNRPTDPQWVNALRPGWQRERIENFQILTAGGRAEEDLVADAWTSITRKLPVMRHDTTDSPARDVELADFAKMEEIRARVDEIVADRATAEALKPWYGYFCKRPCFHDAYLQTFNRDNVTLVDTRGRGVERITETGAVVDGVAHELDCLIFATGFEVGTDYCRRTGFELIGRDGVTLTDRWRDGVRTFQGLCTNGFPNCFIESIAQAGLTVNFPYLLDVQASHAAWIIARALEQGVTEVEASPGAEAAWVDTVVARSAATAARAKTCTPGYYNREGKADARTRQGSFFFGTPTEYADILAAWRAQGDLEGLEVRGAGTGP; via the coding sequence GTGACCGAGACCGTTGGCGCGACGTTCGACGTCGAGGCGCTGCGACGGAAATACGCCGAAGAGCGCGCGCTGCGATTGCGGCCCGACGGCATCGCGCAGTACGTGGAGATCGCGGGTGCTTTCGCCCGGTTCGCCGACGACCCCTGGGTGGACGGGGCGTTCGCCCGCGAGCCCCTCACCGATCAGGTCGACGTGGCGATCATCGGCGCCGGTTTCGGCGGGTTGTTGACGGGCGCGCGGCTCCGCCAACTCGGGGTCGACAGCGTCCGGTTGATCGACCGGGCGGCCGACGTGGGTGGCACCTGGTACTGGAACCGGTATCCGGGGATCGCCTGCGACGTCGAATCCTATGTGTATATGCCGCTGTTGGAGGAGCTCGGTTACGTCCCCACCGAAAAATACGCCCAGGGGGCCGAGATCTTCGCGCACTGCCGGGCCATCGCCGAGCACTACGACCTGTACCGCGACGCGTGCCTGCAGACCGATGTCCACGAGATCCGTTGGGAGGCCGAAAGTTCCCGCTGGATCATCCGGACAAACCGGGGTGACGAGATGCGGGCCAGGTTCGTCTCCATGGCCAACGGGTATCAAGCGAAGCCCAAGCTGCCCGGCATCCCCGGGATCGGCACCTTCCGGGGAAAGACGTTTCACACCAGCCGGTGGGACTATGGCTACACCGGCGAGAAGCTGGAGAACCTGGCCGGTCAGCGCGTCGGCATCATCGGCACGGGCGCGACCGCGGTGCAGTGCGTGCCGCACCTGGCCGCGGCGGCGAGGCACCTCTACGTCTTCCAGCGCACGCCATCGTCGGTGGACGTGCGGGACAACCGGCCCACGGATCCGCAGTGGGTCAACGCATTACGGCCGGGCTGGCAGCGCGAGCGCATAGAGAACTTCCAGATCCTCACCGCCGGTGGGCGGGCCGAGGAGGATCTCGTCGCCGATGCCTGGACGAGCATCACCCGCAAGCTTCCGGTCATGCGTCACGACACCACCGATTCACCGGCTCGCGACGTCGAACTCGCCGACTTCGCCAAGATGGAGGAGATCCGGGCCCGGGTCGACGAGATCGTCGCCGACCGCGCCACCGCGGAGGCGCTCAAACCCTGGTACGGCTACTTCTGCAAGCGGCCCTGCTTCCACGACGCGTATCTGCAGACGTTCAACCGCGACAACGTCACGCTGGTCGACACCCGCGGTCGCGGAGTGGAGCGCATCACCGAGACCGGCGCGGTCGTCGACGGGGTGGCCCACGAGCTGGACTGCCTCATCTTCGCAACCGGTTTCGAGGTCGGCACCGACTACTGTCGGCGGACCGGGTTCGAGCTGATCGGCCGCGACGGCGTCACGCTGACCGACCGGTGGCGCGACGGTGTGCGCACGTTCCAGGGCCTGTGCACCAACGGTTTTCCGAACTGCTTCATCGAAAGCATCGCCCAGGCGGGGCTCACGGTCAATTTCCCCTACCTGCTGGACGTGCAGGCGAGCCACGCCGCGTGGATCATTGCGCGTGCACTTGAGCAAGGCGTCACCGAAGTCGAGGCGTCACCTGGAGCCGAAGCCGCGTGGGTGGACACGGTGGTGGCGCGGTCGGCCGCCACCGCCGCGCGCGCGAAGACCTGCACCCCCGGCTACTACAACCGGGAGGGGAAGGCGGACGCCAGGACCCGGCAGGGCAGCTTCTTCTTCGGTACCCCAACCGAATACGCCGACATCTTGGCGGCATGGCGGGCACAGGGGGACCTCGAGGGGCTCGAGGTCCGCGGTGCGGGGACCGGGCCGTGA
- a CDS encoding TetR/AcrR family transcriptional regulator has product MGRSQLGRPVGASGEETRQRIVAATMRCVATVGYSRATIREIARTAKVTSASLYNYFPNKSELIKAAVAARTEVALPRLRRAAGGPGDVIDRIEAVLDESGQLMREYPDLAAFEWAIRAESAVAFDDPAGFTAFRDIIEGIVGSADGGAVEAVYSLIYGLTELGASLPPEEYHAALDSAKKLIRGTLLGSAAAETALSAPVGPKSAR; this is encoded by the coding sequence ATGGGAAGGTCGCAGCTAGGCCGCCCGGTCGGCGCCAGCGGCGAGGAGACCCGCCAGCGGATCGTCGCCGCCACCATGCGCTGCGTCGCCACGGTGGGGTACTCGCGGGCGACCATCCGCGAGATCGCCCGCACGGCGAAGGTGACCAGCGCCAGCCTGTACAACTATTTTCCGAACAAGTCGGAGCTGATCAAGGCGGCGGTCGCGGCCAGAACCGAGGTGGCGTTGCCGCGGCTGCGCCGGGCCGCCGGCGGCCCCGGCGATGTCATCGACCGAATCGAAGCGGTGCTCGACGAATCGGGCCAATTGATGCGCGAATACCCCGACCTCGCCGCTTTCGAGTGGGCGATCCGGGCCGAAAGCGCGGTCGCCTTTGATGACCCCGCGGGATTCACGGCGTTCCGCGACATCATCGAGGGCATCGTCGGGAGCGCTGACGGGGGCGCTGTTGAGGCCGTCTACTCACTGATCTACGGCCTGACCGAGCTGGGCGCCTCGCTGCCGCCGGAGGAATACCACGCGGCGCTGGACTCGGCGAAGAAGCTGATCAGGGGGACGCTGTTGGGATCTGCAGCCGCCGAGACTGCGCTCAGCGCGCCGGTCGGGCCAAAATCGGCGCGCTGA
- a CDS encoding TetR/AcrR family transcriptional regulator: MGGASTSDRPRAWRAVNAAPSQLGRPAGATGEQTRARILTAAMRCVAEVGYSRATIREIAKAADMTSGSLYHYFPNKSELLKATVGEIDEIASPRLRSAAARAHDVADRLEAVLDESAQLMRDYPYLAAFDRAMRAESAAHLRDGRPRYPGLIALRDIITDIVEDARSRGALPPDTNPRAAVNAIYALTRGLTEQAANLAPAAYAATLGSAKELIRGTLFAPQASRPPSTATAD; the protein is encoded by the coding sequence GTGGGCGGCGCGTCGACCAGCGACCGGCCGCGGGCATGGCGCGCCGTGAACGCCGCGCCGTCTCAATTGGGCCGCCCGGCGGGCGCCACCGGTGAGCAGACCCGCGCCCGAATCCTCACCGCGGCCATGCGCTGCGTGGCGGAAGTGGGGTATTCGCGGGCGACCATCCGCGAGATCGCCAAGGCCGCCGACATGACCAGCGGCAGCCTGTATCACTACTTTCCGAACAAGTCCGAGTTGCTCAAAGCGACCGTCGGCGAAATCGACGAGATCGCGTCGCCGCGGCTGCGGTCCGCCGCGGCGCGAGCCCATGACGTCGCCGATCGCCTTGAGGCGGTGTTGGACGAGTCGGCCCAATTGATGCGCGATTATCCCTACCTGGCCGCGTTCGATCGCGCGATGCGCGCCGAAAGCGCCGCGCACCTGCGCGACGGCAGGCCGCGGTACCCAGGACTAATAGCGTTGCGCGACATAATAACTGACATCGTCGAGGACGCCCGGTCGCGGGGAGCGCTGCCACCCGACACCAACCCGCGCGCCGCCGTCAACGCAATCTACGCATTGACGCGCGGCCTGACGGAACAGGCGGCCAACCTGGCACCGGCGGCCTACGCGGCCACGCTGGGCTCGGCCAAGGAATTGATCCGGGGCACCCTTTTCGCGCCGCAAGCGAGTCGCCCACCGTCCACGGCGACGGCGGATTAG
- a CDS encoding pyridoxamine 5'-phosphate oxidase family protein yields the protein MLLPLAPEPYTPATDRDMLPSERREFVRTHRTCVFGYRRRNDGPAMSVVYYIPTDTDELLVSTMAGRGKARVVQRDGKVSLCVLDERWPFAYLQVYADATLDVDRDLAVDVMMAVAGRMSGQPLGEEARPHIQAMSERENRVVIRCRPYASYATPPRHLHRNDQVERLSHWVSGVVAWDADDPS from the coding sequence ATGCTGCTTCCCCTGGCCCCCGAGCCCTATACCCCTGCGACCGATCGCGACATGCTTCCCTCCGAGCGCCGCGAGTTCGTCCGCACGCATCGCACCTGCGTGTTCGGTTACCGACGGCGCAACGACGGCCCGGCCATGTCGGTGGTCTACTACATCCCCACCGACACCGACGAACTGCTGGTGTCCACCATGGCCGGCCGTGGCAAAGCCCGCGTCGTCCAGCGCGACGGCAAGGTCAGCCTGTGCGTCCTCGACGAGCGGTGGCCCTTCGCCTACCTGCAGGTCTACGCCGACGCGACGCTCGACGTCGACCGCGACCTCGCGGTCGACGTCATGATGGCGGTCGCCGGCCGCATGTCCGGCCAACCGCTCGGCGAGGAGGCGCGGCCCCACATTCAAGCGATGTCCGAGCGCGAGAACCGCGTGGTCATCCGCTGCCGGCCCTACGCCAGCTACGCGACACCGCCGCGCCACCTGCACCGCAACGACCAGGTCGAGCGACTCTCCCATTGGGTTTCCGGCGTGGTCGCGTGGGACGCGGACGATCCGTCATGA